In the Pseudonocardia sediminis genome, AGGACCTGGTCGACCGCGTCGTGCAGGACCGCGCGCCAGTGGTCGACCGAGAACGGGGTGGGGCGGCGGACGTCGTCGATGCTCATGGGGGACACGATGACCGGCACCCCTGACAGTTCACAGGAGTGAACGCGTCCGCGACGGGTACCCCGGCTCGTCCGGGCAACCGAGGGTGAGGAGCGTCGTCATGGTGCAGAAGTTCGCGAAGGGCAGCTGGGTCGCCTGGAACTGGGGCAACGGCCGTCCGGAGGCAAAGGTCGTCGACCACGCCACCGACCGGATCGAACGCACCATCAAGGGCACGAAGCAGAGCCGCAACGGCACCGAGGACAACCCCGCCTACGTGCTGGAGCAGTCCGACGGGCAGACCGTGCTCAAGCTGCACAGCGAGCTGGAGAAGGCCTGATCACGTCGACGAGGTGACGGGCGGGGCGGCCGTCACCGACGTCCGGGCACCGACGGCGACCGCTGCGAGGGCCACGACCGGGAGCACGGCGTAGATCGCGGGCAGCTGGTAGCCGCCGATCTCGCCCATCCAGCGCAGGGCCACGTAGCCCGACACGACGAGCGAGGCGGACAGGCCGATCGCCATCGTCGTCGGCTTCTTGCCCACCAGGAGCAGTGCCGCGCCGACGATCGTCGCGACCCCGACGGCGAAGACCACCCCGGCGACGCCGAGGGCCTCGTCGGTGGTCATCGGATCGGCCTGGTCGGCGGTCGCACCCATCCCCATGGCACCGAGCGCGCAGGCCAGACCGTGCAACAGCCCCAGAACCGCCGCCACCGCGTAGTAGACCCGCACCGCCGCACCTCCGCACCGTCACCCGGTTGGCCCGGGCGTCGCGAGGATAGTGGCCGCGCCCGGAGCCCGGGACGGTGTTCCTACGCAGGCTCCACCGGCGGGACGGTCCCGGAGGCGAGGGTTCTCTGCACCCATGTGACGTCGTGCCAGCCGCCGAACTTCCACCCGACCCGCCGGTATGTCCCGACGACCTCGAAGCCCAGCGCGCGGTGCAGGCCCCCGCTCGCCTCGTTCGGCTGCGTCATCCCGGCCACGGCCACCAGGTAGCCGCGCTCGACCAGCCGTGCGAACAGGGCCTCGTAGAGCGCACGCCCGGCGCCGGTCCGGCGCACGCCCGGGCGCAGGTAGACGCTCACCTCGCAGGTCCACCGGTAGGCCGCGCGGGGCTTCCACTCGCCGCCGTAGGCGTAGCCGAGCACCCCCGCCGTCGTCGACGGCGACGAGCCACGCGTGACGGCGGTTCGCCCGCTCGATCCTGTCGGCCATCCCGGCGCCCGTCGGCGGCTCGGTCTCGAACGAGATGACGGTGTCGGTGACGTAGGGCGCGTAGATCGCGGCGCACGCCGCCCCGTCGTCGCGGGTGGCCGGGCGGATCAGCACGAACCCACCGTAGAGGTCGCCCACGACGGAAATCACCCACGCACACCGCCACCCGATCGGGGATGCTCGGGCGGTGACGAGTCGCGGCGTGAGTGCCGGAAGCAGTACCGCCGACCCGGCCGCGACGCCGCGGATCGGTGCGCTGGCGATCGTGCTGGGCCTGCTGTTCGGCCTGGCCGGCACGAGCACGTCGGGGGTGACGGTCGCGCTCCCGCAGCTCGCCGGCGATCTCGAGGTCAGCACGGGTGCCGCGACCTGGGTGATCTCCAGCTACGCCGTGGCCCTGGCGGTGGCGACGCCGGTGCACGGCCGGCTGGCCGACGCGGTCGGGATCCGCATCCCGCTCTGCGGCGGCGCCACGCTGATGGCGGCAGGTGCGATCGCCTCGGCGGTGTCGCCGAACCTGACCGTGCTGCTCGTCGCCCGGGTCGCCCAGGGTCTCGGGGCGGCCGCGATCCCGGTACTGGCCTCGGCCCTGCTGTCCGCCCGGCTGGACGGCGACCGCCGGCAGGCCGCGCTCGGCCGCCTCGCCGGGACCGCCGCCGTCCTGTCCGCCCTCGGCCCGCTGATCGGGGGCGGTCTCGAGGCCGTCGGCGGCTGGCACGCCGCGGTCGCACTCCCCGCCCTCGCCCTGCTGGCGCTGCCCTACCTGTGGCGACGCTCGGTCGTCGCCGGTGACGGCGCACGGGTCGACGTGCTCGGCGCGCTGTTCGTCGCGGTCGCGGCCAGCGGCCTGGTCCTGCTCATCCAGTCCCCCGCCACCGGCGTCGCCGCCGCGGTCGCCGGCGCGATCCTGCTGGTGCTCGGTGTGCCCGCGGTGGTGGCGTGGACCCGGGTCCGCCCGGAGGGCTTCCTCCCGCTCGCGGTGATCGGCAACGGGATCGTGATCCGGAGCGCGCTGTGCGCCTCCGCGCTGCCGGCCAGCTGGTTCGCCCTGCTGCTCGGCATCCCGCTGACCCTGGCCGCGCTCGGCTGGACCCCGTTGACGACCGGGCTCGTCCTGCTTCCGGCCGCCGCACTGGGCCTGTTCTCCCCCTACCTGTCCGCGGCCCTGATGAGCCGGGCCGGGCCCCGCCGCACGCTGCTGGGCGCCTGCGCCGCCGCGGCGACCGGACTGGCCGTGGCCGCCGGAGGGGCGGCTCTCGGCTCGGCCTGGCTGCTCGGCGGCGCGGTTCTGCTCGTGACGGCCGCGTTCGTGACCGGGCAGCCGGCGATGATCGCGGCGGTGAGCGGAGCGGTCGCTCCGGACCGTCGTGGCGGCGCGATCGGAGTCGCCACCCTGGCCTTCCTCACCGGTGCAGGCATCGGTACGGCGGTCGTTGGCGGTCTGGCGAGCGTGATCGGGACCGCGGGTGCGCTGCTCGTACTGCTGGCCCTGCCGCTGGTCGGCTCGACGCTGCTGCTGTCCGGACGGTCGGACGCACGCTGCTCGCCGGCGTCATGAGGCCACCACGCTCGCTGACCGGAACGTCTCCCCCGGCATGTCCCGGCGTAGCTTCCAGGTGATCGCGATCGGCCGTTCGCCCTGGTGGGAGTCGTAGTCGCACAACCCGAGACAGAGGAACGGCGCGCCCTCCCCGACGTCGTCCTTCGGCGACTCGCGCACGAACAGCGTGACGTGCGATCCGCGCTCGCGGTGGCCGAGGTAGCGACGTCCGGTCTCCGACGCGATCGACGTCGCGTTCTGCGACTCCCAGTGGAACAGGTCCGGGCGCAGCGCGAAGTCGCGGTACATCGTGGTCGGCGAGAAGTCCCGCTCGGTCTTGCGGAGGTTGACCAGCAGTGCGTCCGTCGCGGTCTCCGGCGCCCACGCCACCCCAGTCGCGTGGCCGTAGGCCTTGCGGGTCATCGACGCCCAGTCCAGTGCCGCCAGGATCTCCTCGCGACGGTAGTGGGCGTGGCTGCGCAGCGGGACGTGCTGCATGCCCTCACCGAGCGGTTTCGGCAGGTGCCGGGCCCGGTCGAGCGAGTAGGCGACGAGTTCGCGCAGCTCCGCGCAGACGGCCGGGTGGCGTCGCAGCCGGGACAGGCCGTCGTCGTAGGAGTCGAAGCCACCGCGGTCGGGCCAGAGCGTGAAGAACAGCATCCGGGCCAGCCGCTGGTCGCGTTCAGTGAGATCCCCGTAGGCCGGTCCGGCCGGGTCGGCCAGGCGGCCGTAGACCTCGGCGCGCTCCGGGTCGTCGACGTGGGTGAAGGAGGCGACCCGCTTGAGCAGGTCGACCTCGTTCGGCCCGACCGGCGCCGTGGGCAGCCCGGCCTCGCGGCGCAGCCCGGTCCACGAGCCCTTGCCCTTGTAGAGGTCGGCGAGCTCGGTACCGGACTCGCGCAGGTACCCGGCGAGGGTCAGGTCACCGTGCGATCGGACGTCGGCGACGAGGTCGCGGCGGGTGAACCGCAGCTGGGACCGGACGCTGTCGAGCACGGTCCGCTGCGCGACCGCGTCGAGCACCATCGCCGAACCGGACGGCAGGAACGGGAACCCCTGCTCGACGTCGCGTTCGAGGCCCTTGCGGGTGCTCCCGGTCAGGGCGCGGTAGCGGACGTCGAACCGGAACTCGCGCCGGTGCTGGCCGATGAAGTCCAGCGCCGTCAGCACGGCCTTGCCCGGCGCGCGCCGCAGACCGCGGCCGAGCTGCTGCAGGAACACCGTCGCGCTCTGCGTCGGGCGCAGCATCAACACCGTGTCGACCTGCGGGACGTCGAGGCCCTCGTTGAACACGTCGACGGCGAACAGGCAGTTCAGCTCGCCGTCGCGCAACCGCCGCAGGGCCTCGTCGCGCTCGACCTGTGGGGTCCGCCCGGACACCGCCAGGCTCGGGATCCCGGCGCGGGTGAACACCTCCGCCATGTACTCGGCGTGCGCGACCGAGACGCAGAAGCCCAGCGCCCGCATCCCCGTCACGTCGGTGACCTTGTCCCGGGTCTCTCGGACGATCTTCGCGGCGCGGGCGTCGTTGCCGGTGTAGAGGCCGTC is a window encoding:
- a CDS encoding MFS transporter, with protein sequence MSAGSSTADPAATPRIGALAIVLGLLFGLAGTSTSGVTVALPQLAGDLEVSTGAATWVISSYAVALAVATPVHGRLADAVGIRIPLCGGATLMAAGAIASAVSPNLTVLLVARVAQGLGAAAIPVLASALLSARLDGDRRQAALGRLAGTAAVLSALGPLIGGGLEAVGGWHAAVALPALALLALPYLWRRSVVAGDGARVDVLGALFVAVAASGLVLLIQSPATGVAAAVAGAILLVLGVPAVVAWTRVRPEGFLPLAVIGNGIVIRSALCASALPASWFALLLGIPLTLAALGWTPLTTGLVLLPAAALGLFSPYLSAALMSRAGPRRTLLGACAAAATGLAVAAGGAALGSAWLLGGAVLLVTAAFVTGQPAMIAAVSGAVAPDRRGGAIGVATLAFLTGAGIGTAVVGGLASVIGTAGALLVLLALPLVGSTLLLSGRSDARCSPAS
- a CDS encoding DUF2945 domain-containing protein — translated: MVQKFAKGSWVAWNWGNGRPEAKVVDHATDRIERTIKGTKQSRNGTEDNPAYVLEQSDGQTVLKLHSELEKA